In Helicobacter sp. 12S02232-10, the genomic window TTGGCAAAGCATTTTTACACGCAATTTGACTCTTAGCAAAGCTCAAACCAAATTTTTTACTGATCCCCATTACCTCTCCGGTGCTTTTCATTTCAGGACCTAGCAACAAATCAGCTCCATAAAGCTTATTAAAAGGAAATACAGATTCTTTCAAGGTTACATAATCCATTTTTTTAGGTTTATAAATTCCGCGTTCAAAACACACGAATTTAAAATGGTCGTAATACTCTAAACATTCTTTTAAATTTCCTTGCCACATTACCCTTGTAGCGACTTTAGCTAGTGGAACTCCTGTAGCTTTACTTACAAAGGGAACGGTTCGACTTGCGCGCGGATTGACTTCGATAAGATAAAGCTCATTTTTATAAATCGCATACTGCACATTCATCAAACCTACAACGCCTAATTTAAGAGCGATCTTAGCTGTAGTGTCTTCAATCTCTGCAAGCAATTCTTCAGAAATATTGATCGTAGGCAACGAACTTGCAGAATCACCTGAGTGAATGCCAGCTTCTTCAATATGCTGCATAATCCCACCGATATACACATCTGTCCCATCACAAATTGCATCGACATCTAATTCAATGGCTCGATCTAAAAACTTATCGATCAAAACAGGTGAATCTTCACTTACTTTTACAGCCTCTTCCATATAAAGACGCAAATCTTCATTATTATACACAATCCTCATTGCCCGCCCCCCCAATACATAACTGGGACGCACAAGCACAGGAAAACCTATTCTATCAGCAATCAAATACGCCTCTTCTTTTGCAAAGGCAACCCCGTTTTCAGGCTGTCTGAGATCGTTTTCTTTCACAAAACTCGAAAATTTTTCCCTATCTTCAGCAATATCGATGACTTTTGCACTCGTACCAATGATTTTAGCCCCGATTTTCGTGAGGTTCTTAGAAAGTTTTAAAGGCGTTTGCCCGCCAAAATGTACGATAATTCCATCAGGCTTCTCTCTTTCTACAGCCATACGAACGTGCTCAAAATCAATCGGCTCAAAATAAAGTACATCACTAGTATCATAATCAGTGCTTACGGTTTCAGGATTGCAGTTATACATAATGCTTTTGACATTCATATCATCTAAAGCAAAGCTTGCGTGCACACAACAATAATCAAACTCAATCCCTTGACCGATACGATTAGGTCCTCCACCAATAATCATTACTTTTGGATGGGATTTTTCAGAAACTTCTTTAATCTCTTGATTGAATGTTGCAAAATGTTCTTTCAAGAATCCATCAGGCAGTGTCGTCGAATAAAGATAAGGCGTGAGCGAAGGAAATTCTGCAGCACAAGTATCGACCTCTTCATAAACTGCCTTAACCCCCATTTGAACCCTTGCTTGATAGACTTCAATCTCACTCATATCCATTTTTTCATTTTTATTAATCAATTTAGCAATCATTTTATCGCTAAAACCCATTGATTTTATCTGACGCATACTTTTTGGGTTGTGTAAAATTTCTGAAATAATCAAAGATTCAGCTTGCACAATCTCAAAAATCCTATTTAAAAACCATTTATCGATATTGCTTAGCTCATAAACATCTTGAACGCTTAAGCCCTGACGAAACCCATCAGCAATATAAAGCAATCGATTACAATTAGGGCGACGGATTTCCTTGCGGATAAATTCGATATCTGAACTCACACTCTCAAAACCACAAAGTCCTATTTCCAAGCTACAAAGAGCTTTTTGAACAGACTCACAAAAATTCCCGCCAATCGCCATCACTTCCCCAATACTTTTCATTGAAGTGCTAAGTGTTGTATCAGCTTGAGGAAACTTTTCAAATGTCCATCTTGGAATCTTTGTCACGATATAATCAATACTTGGCTCAAAGCTTGCAGGCGTGTGCGTGATATCATTTTTTATTTCATCAAGCGTATGCCCGACTGCTAAAAGTGTGGCGACTTTAGCAATTGGATATCCTGTAGCCTTAGAAGCCAAAGCTGAACTTCGGCTCACACGCGGGTTCATTTCAATCACAATCATTCTCCCTGTCTTTGGATTGATGGCAAACTGCACATTACTCCCGCCTGTATCCACGCCAATTTCACGTAAAATCGCAAAACTCGCATCGCGCATTCTTTGATATTCCTTATCAGTCAAAGTCAAAGCCGGTGCAATTGTAATGCTATCTCCAGTATGAACCCCCATCGGATCAAAATTTTCAATCGAACAAACGATGATGCAATTATCCGCACGATCCCTAATGACTTCCATTTCATATTCTTTCCAGCCCAAAAGAGATTCTTCAATCAAGATTTCCCTAATCGGTGAAGCTTCCAACCCATTTTGAGCCAAAATCTTAAATTCCTCAATATTATAAGCAACCCCACTCCCTCCGCCTGCAAGCGTATAGCTCGCTCGGATAATCAGGGGAAAACCAATCTCTTTAGCCGCTTCCAACGCTTCATTTTCATTATATGCATAAGCACTTTTGGGCAAATCCATACCGATTTTTAACATCGCTTCTTTAAACGCCTTTCTGTCTTCGCCTTTTTTGATAGCATCAGGTTTTGCACCCAAAAATTCAATGCCTTGAAGCATTCCTTTTTCATACATACTCATCGCAATGTTTAAGGCCGTCTGTCCCCCCATAGTGGGCAATATGGCATCAACCTTTTCTTTAGCAATGATATCAGCTACGATTTCTTCAGTAATCGGCTCAATATAAGTCCGATCAGCAAATTCAGGATCAGTCATAATCGTGGCAGG contains:
- the carB gene encoding carbamoyl-phosphate synthase large subunit, coding for MPKREDIKTILLIGSGPIVIGQACEFDYSGTQAAKTLKSLGYRVVLINSNPATIMTDPEFADRTYIEPITEEIVADIIAKEKVDAILPTMGGQTALNIAMSMYEKGMLQGIEFLGAKPDAIKKGEDRKAFKEAMLKIGMDLPKSAYAYNENEALEAAKEIGFPLIIRASYTLAGGGSGVAYNIEEFKILAQNGLEASPIREILIEESLLGWKEYEMEVIRDRADNCIIVCSIENFDPMGVHTGDSITIAPALTLTDKEYQRMRDASFAILREIGVDTGGSNVQFAINPKTGRMIVIEMNPRVSRSSALASKATGYPIAKVATLLAVGHTLDEIKNDITHTPASFEPSIDYIVTKIPRWTFEKFPQADTTLSTSMKSIGEVMAIGGNFCESVQKALCSLEIGLCGFESVSSDIEFIRKEIRRPNCNRLLYIADGFRQGLSVQDVYELSNIDKWFLNRIFEIVQAESLIISEILHNPKSMRQIKSMGFSDKMIAKLINKNEKMDMSEIEVYQARVQMGVKAVYEEVDTCAAEFPSLTPYLYSTTLPDGFLKEHFATFNQEIKEVSEKSHPKVMIIGGGPNRIGQGIEFDYCCVHASFALDDMNVKSIMYNCNPETVSTDYDTSDVLYFEPIDFEHVRMAVEREKPDGIIVHFGGQTPLKLSKNLTKIGAKIIGTSAKVIDIAEDREKFSSFVKENDLRQPENGVAFAKEEAYLIADRIGFPVLVRPSYVLGGRAMRIVYNNEDLRLYMEEAVKVSEDSPVLIDKFLDRAIELDVDAICDGTDVYIGGIMQHIEEAGIHSGDSASSLPTINISEELLAEIEDTTAKIALKLGVVGLMNVQYAIYKNELYLIEVNPRASRTVPFVSKATGVPLAKVATRVMWQGNLKECLEYYDHFKFVCFERGIYKPKKMDYVTLKESVFPFNKLYGADLLLGPEMKSTGEVMGISKKFGLSFAKSQIACKNALPKSGKIFVSFSDQDKSEACEMVKKFIDLGFSICATEGTHYALEAKGIPSTKVLKISEGRPNIQDLMANGEIAMAINTSDNKSNKEDAKLIRTQVLKNQISYFTTLAGAEAAAQALKEMREENVNQALALQDYLRL